From a region of the Geothrix sp. 21YS21S-2 genome:
- the lpxD gene encoding UDP-3-O-(3-hydroxymyristoyl)glucosamine N-acyltransferase has translation MPTTPISAAELAERLGGDLRNCPGDRVLGEVLPLDQAGPGSVSFLANPKYHARALQSAAGLILVDPGTDLGDRPQLVMKNAYWGFAQALGWLNPEPETEWCDRPVHPSAKLGLDCKVGHGSTIGARTVVGDGARIHPGVHIAEDCVLGAGCELFPGVVLYRRTVLGDRVRIHANAVLGSDGFGYVPVQGVHMKIPQVGWVEVGDDVEIGAASTVDRGALGPTRIGAGTKIDNLCQVAHNVQVGEHCVLASMTGISGSTTLGDHVTLAGKVGTAGHIHIGRGSTLTGNTMVGKDVPDNSFMSGYLARPHRQWLECQAALNRLPAILKALKAKA, from the coding sequence ATGCCCACGACTCCCATCTCCGCAGCGGAACTCGCCGAACGCCTGGGGGGCGACCTCCGGAACTGCCCCGGGGACCGGGTCCTGGGCGAAGTGCTGCCCCTGGACCAGGCCGGCCCGGGGTCCGTGAGCTTCCTGGCCAACCCCAAGTACCACGCCCGGGCCCTGCAGAGCGCGGCCGGGCTCATCCTGGTGGACCCCGGCACCGACCTGGGGGACCGTCCCCAGCTGGTCATGAAGAACGCCTACTGGGGCTTCGCCCAGGCCCTGGGGTGGCTGAACCCCGAGCCCGAGACCGAGTGGTGCGACCGTCCCGTGCACCCCTCCGCGAAGCTCGGCCTGGACTGCAAGGTGGGCCACGGCTCCACCATCGGCGCCCGGACCGTGGTGGGCGACGGGGCCCGCATCCATCCCGGCGTCCACATCGCCGAGGACTGCGTGCTCGGCGCCGGCTGCGAGCTCTTTCCCGGCGTCGTGCTCTACCGCAGGACCGTGCTGGGCGACCGCGTGCGCATCCACGCCAACGCCGTGCTGGGCTCGGACGGCTTCGGCTACGTGCCGGTGCAGGGCGTCCACATGAAGATCCCCCAGGTGGGCTGGGTGGAGGTGGGCGACGACGTGGAGATCGGCGCCGCGAGCACCGTGGACCGCGGGGCGCTCGGACCCACCCGCATCGGCGCCGGCACCAAGATCGACAACCTCTGCCAGGTCGCCCACAACGTCCAGGTGGGCGAGCACTGCGTCCTCGCCTCCATGACCGGCATCTCAGGCAGCACCACCCTGGGCGACCACGTGACCCTGGCCGGCAAGGTGGGAACCGCGGGCCACATCCACATCGGCCGCGGCAGCACGCTCACCGGCAACACGATGGTGGGCAAGGACGTGCCCGACAACAGCTTCATGTCCGGCTACCTGGCGCGGCCCCACCGGCAGTGGCTGGAGTGCCAGGCCGCCCTGAACCGCCTCCCGGCGATCCTCAAGGCCCTCAAGGCCAAGGCCTGA
- a CDS encoding NAD-dependent malic enzyme: MKTFAFKIDPMTGEEYYEVYARGRQLLNDPHLNKAASFTKEERLTLGLEGLVRSAILPLEHQVSRAYEAFNHKPDDLEKYIFLVALQDRSEVIFYKLVTDHLKEMVPIVYTPTVGTACLQMSSIQRRFRGVYITPENIDHIDTLLKNITLPMVNLIVVTDGERILGLGDLGSDGMGIPVGKVSLYVAAGGLHPHVCLPVCLDVGTNNQRLLDDPYYLGYRQPRLRGEEYEKIVETFVMAVKRHFPDALLQWEDFGKSTAFKNLERYKDRILSFNDDIQGTGSTSLAALMTAMRIKKSRFSDERYMIVGMGQAGTGISMNIQAALKAEGLSDEEARARVFCIDMQGLLVEDDPLLEEPQRPMAQRRAAVAGWKLDAPGKIGMLDVVRNGRPTVLVGVTAQTGLFSEAILQEVAKVTDRPIVFALSNPTSKCEATPEQVWKATDGKGLVACGSPFPPMEWKGQVLRSSQCNNMYIFPGVGLGALVAKASKITDGMLLAASRAISEMVTPEQEAQGMMLPEMEDIRKVSTAVAVAVARQAREEGLGRIMDDATIEKTVLRAQWDPHFTPYRAG, translated from the coding sequence ATGAAGACTTTCGCCTTCAAGATCGACCCCATGACGGGCGAGGAGTACTACGAGGTTTACGCCCGTGGCCGCCAGCTCCTCAACGACCCCCATCTCAACAAGGCCGCCAGCTTCACCAAGGAGGAGCGCCTGACCCTCGGGCTGGAGGGCCTGGTGCGCTCCGCGATCCTGCCCCTGGAGCACCAGGTCAGCCGAGCCTACGAGGCGTTCAATCACAAGCCGGATGATCTTGAAAAATACATCTTTCTGGTGGCCCTGCAGGACCGCAGCGAGGTGATCTTCTACAAGCTGGTCACCGACCACCTCAAGGAGATGGTGCCCATCGTCTACACCCCCACCGTCGGCACGGCCTGCCTGCAGATGAGCAGCATCCAGCGGCGCTTCCGGGGCGTCTACATCACGCCCGAGAACATCGACCACATCGACACCCTGCTCAAGAACATCACCCTGCCCATGGTCAACCTCATCGTGGTCACCGACGGCGAGCGCATCCTGGGCCTGGGGGACCTGGGCTCGGACGGCATGGGCATCCCCGTGGGCAAGGTGAGCCTCTACGTGGCCGCCGGCGGCCTGCATCCCCACGTATGCCTCCCGGTGTGCCTGGACGTCGGCACCAACAACCAGCGGCTCCTGGACGACCCCTACTACCTGGGCTACCGTCAGCCCCGCCTGCGCGGCGAAGAATACGAGAAGATCGTCGAGACCTTCGTGATGGCCGTGAAGCGCCACTTCCCCGACGCGCTCCTGCAGTGGGAGGACTTCGGCAAGTCCACCGCCTTCAAGAACCTCGAGCGCTACAAGGACCGGATCCTCTCCTTCAACGACGACATCCAGGGCACCGGCTCCACGTCCCTGGCCGCCCTCATGACCGCCATGCGCATCAAGAAGAGCCGCTTCAGCGACGAGCGGTACATGATCGTGGGCATGGGCCAGGCGGGCACCGGCATCTCCATGAACATCCAGGCCGCCCTCAAGGCGGAGGGACTTTCGGACGAGGAAGCCCGCGCCCGGGTCTTCTGCATCGACATGCAGGGCCTCCTGGTGGAGGACGACCCGCTTCTCGAGGAACCCCAGCGCCCCATGGCCCAGCGCCGCGCGGCGGTGGCCGGCTGGAAGCTGGACGCCCCCGGGAAGATCGGCATGCTCGACGTGGTGCGCAACGGCCGGCCCACGGTGCTCGTCGGCGTCACCGCCCAGACCGGCCTGTTCAGCGAAGCCATCCTCCAGGAGGTGGCCAAGGTGACGGACCGCCCCATCGTCTTCGCCCTGAGCAACCCCACCTCCAAGTGCGAGGCCACTCCCGAGCAGGTGTGGAAGGCCACGGACGGCAAGGGCCTCGTGGCCTGCGGCAGTCCCTTCCCGCCCATGGAGTGGAAGGGCCAGGTGCTGCGGTCCTCCCAGTGCAACAACATGTACATCTTCCCCGGCGTGGGCCTGGGCGCCCTGGTGGCCAAGGCCTCCAAGATCACCGACGGCATGCTCCTGGCCGCGAGCCGCGCCATCAGCGAGATGGTCACGCCCGAGCAGGAGGCCCAGGGCATGATGCTCCCGGAGATGGAGGACATTCGCAAGGTCTCCACCGCCGTGGCCGTCGCCGTGGCCCGCCAGGCCCGCGAGGAGGGCCTGGGCCGGATCATGGACGACGCCACCATCGAGAAGACCGTGCTCCGCGCGCAGTGGGATCCCCACTTCACCCCCTACCGCGCCGGCTAA
- a CDS encoding 4Fe-4S dicluster domain-containing protein encodes MGQKKALLIDITLCIGCNACQAACKTENKLPEGDEKALSLSAFTALSEHDGLFVRHMCQHCDIPTCVSACPVAALKKQADGPVLYDGEKCIGCRYCMQACPFHIPRYEWKSTRPGIKKCILCAPRLDKGLPTACAEACPTGATKFGDRNDLLIEATNRITADPGKFVPKIYGKSDVGGTSVLYISPVPFEKLGFDTHLGQEPMPVLTMNALSKVPNVVGVGSVMLAGIWWITNRREDVARKEDPKHDSNHKNRG; translated from the coding sequence ATGGGTCAGAAAAAAGCACTGCTGATCGATATCACGCTCTGCATCGGCTGCAACGCATGCCAGGCCGCTTGCAAGACCGAGAACAAGCTGCCGGAAGGGGACGAAAAGGCCCTCTCCCTGAGTGCCTTCACCGCCCTGAGCGAGCATGACGGCCTCTTCGTGAGGCACATGTGCCAGCACTGCGATATTCCTACCTGCGTGTCCGCTTGCCCGGTCGCAGCCCTGAAGAAGCAGGCCGACGGCCCGGTCCTCTACGACGGCGAGAAGTGCATCGGCTGCAGGTATTGCATGCAGGCGTGCCCCTTCCACATCCCCCGCTACGAATGGAAGAGCACCCGGCCGGGGATCAAGAAGTGCATCCTGTGCGCCCCCCGCCTGGACAAGGGCCTGCCCACCGCCTGCGCCGAGGCCTGCCCGACCGGGGCCACGAAGTTCGGCGACCGGAACGATCTGCTCATCGAAGCCACGAACCGGATCACCGCCGATCCCGGCAAGTTCGTGCCCAAGATCTACGGCAAGTCCGATGTGGGCGGCACCTCCGTCCTCTACATCAGCCCGGTCCCCTTCGAGAAGCTGGGCTTCGACACCCACCTGGGCCAGGAACCCATGCCCGTCCTGACCATGAACGCCCTGTCCAAGGTACCCAACGTCGTCGGCGTCGGGAGCGTCATGCTCGCCGGCATCTGGTGGATCACCAACCGCCGTGAGGACGTCGCCCGCAAGGAAGACCCGAAGCACGACTCCAACCACAAGAACCGGGGTTAA
- the nrfD gene encoding NrfD/PsrC family molybdoenzyme membrane anchor subunit: MKTFKFPRITFWGLVATTLIVLGVGAAIARFTLGLGATTNLTDEFPWGLWIGFDFLGIGLAAAGFTIVAAVHLFHAKAYEPIVRPAILTAFIGYLLVVLVLVIDLGRPDHFWHPLVMWNHHSVMFEITWCVILYTTVLSAEFAPIVLEKFNLHAPIKWIHSVSLPLMILGVLLSTLHQSSFGSLYLIVPNRLHPLWYTPLLPILFFISCIASGVSMVILETLVLSRSGRTLLPPELRANLAKITAIALAVYLVVRFQDMFTRGALGELKHLTYHSTAFWFEILVGFVIPFILLMSNRIRHSRRGLYVTTVMVLAGFAANRMNVAITGLESYPTRTYFPSLLEVLVMTGIAAIGFTAFTLIARYLPIFPDVAPPEPDEHPFSSLTPAMEGE, from the coding sequence ATGAAAACCTTCAAATTCCCCCGCATCACCTTCTGGGGCCTGGTCGCCACCACCCTGATCGTCCTCGGCGTAGGCGCCGCCATCGCCCGGTTCACCCTGGGCCTGGGCGCCACCACGAACCTCACCGACGAGTTCCCCTGGGGCCTCTGGATCGGCTTCGACTTCCTGGGCATCGGGCTGGCGGCGGCCGGCTTCACCATCGTCGCGGCGGTGCACCTCTTCCACGCCAAGGCCTACGAGCCCATCGTGCGCCCTGCGATCCTGACCGCCTTCATCGGCTACCTCCTCGTGGTGCTGGTGCTCGTCATCGACCTGGGCCGCCCCGACCACTTCTGGCACCCCCTGGTGATGTGGAACCACCATTCGGTGATGTTCGAGATCACCTGGTGCGTCATCCTCTACACCACGGTCCTGTCGGCCGAATTCGCGCCGATCGTGCTGGAGAAGTTCAACCTCCACGCCCCCATCAAGTGGATCCACAGCGTGTCCCTGCCGCTGATGATCCTCGGCGTGCTGCTGTCCACCCTCCACCAGTCCTCCTTCGGCTCGCTCTACCTGATCGTGCCCAACCGGCTCCATCCGCTCTGGTACACGCCCCTGCTGCCCATCCTCTTCTTCATCTCCTGCATCGCCTCGGGCGTCTCGATGGTGATCCTGGAGACCCTCGTCCTGTCCCGGAGCGGCCGCACCCTGCTGCCCCCGGAACTCCGGGCCAACCTGGCCAAGATCACCGCCATCGCGCTGGCCGTGTACCTCGTGGTGCGCTTCCAGGACATGTTCACCCGCGGCGCCCTGGGCGAGCTCAAGCACCTGACCTACCACAGCACCGCGTTCTGGTTCGAGATCCTCGTGGGCTTCGTCATCCCCTTCATCCTGCTGATGTCCAACCGCATCCGCCACTCCCGGCGCGGCCTCTACGTCACCACCGTCATGGTGCTGGCGGGCTTCGCCGCCAACCGCATGAACGTGGCCATCACCGGCCTGGAGAGCTATCCCACCCGCACCTACTTCCCGTCCCTTCTGGAAGTGCTCGTCATGACGGGCATCGCGGCCATCGGGTTCACGGCGTTCACCCTCATCGCCCGCTACCTCCCCATCTTCCCGGACGTGGCCCCTCCCGAGCCCGACGAACACCCGTTCTCCAGCCTCACCCCCGCGATGGAAGGGGAATGA
- a CDS encoding sensor histidine kinase, which translates to MGTRIGTRLILGAGLVSALAIGLMAGLIMRSHNEGLVSQLTRNANQLGETIKSSTHYDMLENRRDGLHRQIRTMGTLRGEGIRKVRLFNKEGRIMFSSDSAEIGTAVDKRGEACYACHAEGRPLEKLDVNARARVYRDADGTRVLGIINPIPNEPSCYTADCHAHAASQRVLGVLDVNVSMAEADKEMARGRQVMAGFAALAILCSSLIIWWLNRKLVVRPVEALMEGTLRVAQGDLATVIKVEGHHELSHLAEAFNAMTSQISETRLQLTQADKLASVGRLAAGIAHEINNPLTGVLTYASLMAKRLPEGDPNAEDVEVIVRETKRCRAIIKELLDFARPAPPSRRPTDLNEVVRHSLAVVMNQLSLNHINLALDLAQDLPEAYADGNQVQQIAVNLLLNAADVVQPGTGQIRLATRVFDDAFVELQVTDNGSGIAPEDLPHLFEPFFSTKGNRGTGLGLAVTWGIVESHGGSIDVQTELGKGTTFSIRIPILNPEAGISPS; encoded by the coding sequence ATGGGCACGCGCATCGGCACGCGCCTGATCCTGGGGGCCGGCCTGGTTTCGGCCCTGGCCATCGGGCTCATGGCGGGGCTGATCATGCGCTCGCACAACGAAGGCCTGGTCTCCCAGCTCACCCGCAACGCCAACCAGCTGGGCGAGACCATCAAGAGCAGCACCCACTACGACATGCTCGAGAACCGCCGGGACGGCCTCCACAGGCAGATCCGGACGATGGGCACCCTGCGCGGGGAGGGCATCCGCAAGGTCCGGCTCTTCAACAAGGAGGGCCGGATCATGTTCTCCTCGGACAGCGCGGAGATCGGCACCGCCGTGGACAAGCGCGGCGAGGCCTGCTACGCCTGCCACGCCGAGGGCCGCCCCCTGGAGAAGCTGGACGTGAACGCCCGGGCCCGCGTCTACAGGGATGCCGACGGCACCCGGGTGCTGGGGATCATCAATCCCATTCCCAACGAGCCCTCCTGCTACACCGCCGACTGCCACGCCCACGCCGCCTCCCAGCGCGTGCTGGGCGTCCTGGACGTGAACGTCTCCATGGCCGAGGCCGACAAGGAGATGGCCAGAGGCCGCCAGGTCATGGCCGGCTTCGCGGCCCTGGCCATCCTCTGCAGCAGCCTCATCATCTGGTGGCTCAACCGCAAGCTGGTGGTCCGGCCCGTGGAGGCCCTCATGGAGGGCACCCTCCGGGTGGCCCAGGGCGACCTGGCCACGGTCATCAAGGTGGAGGGCCACCACGAGCTCAGCCATCTGGCCGAGGCCTTCAATGCGATGACGAGCCAGATTTCCGAAACCCGGCTCCAGCTCACCCAGGCCGACAAGCTCGCCTCCGTGGGCCGGCTCGCCGCGGGCATCGCCCACGAGATCAACAATCCCCTCACCGGGGTCCTGACGTACGCCTCCCTCATGGCCAAGCGTCTTCCGGAAGGGGACCCCAACGCCGAGGACGTGGAGGTCATCGTCCGCGAGACCAAGCGCTGCCGGGCCATCATCAAGGAGCTCCTCGACTTCGCGCGGCCCGCCCCCCCCTCCCGCAGGCCGACGGACCTCAACGAGGTGGTGCGCCACTCCCTGGCCGTGGTGATGAACCAGCTGAGTCTCAATCACATCAACCTGGCCCTGGACCTCGCCCAGGACCTGCCGGAAGCCTACGCCGACGGCAACCAGGTGCAGCAGATCGCCGTGAACCTCCTCCTCAACGCCGCGGACGTCGTGCAGCCCGGAACCGGCCAGATCCGTCTGGCCACGCGGGTCTTCGACGACGCGTTCGTGGAGCTCCAGGTCACGGACAACGGCTCGGGCATCGCCCCCGAGGACCTGCCCCACCTCTTCGAACCCTTCTTCTCCACCAAGGGGAACCGCGGCACGGGCCTTGGCCTGGCCGTGACCTGGGGTATCGTGGAGAGTCACGGCGGCTCGATCGACGTCCAGACCGAACTGGGCAAGGGCACCACCTTCTCGATCCGCATCCCCATTCTCAACCCTGAAGCCGGAATCTCCCCATCCTGA
- a CDS encoding response regulator → MTVLLVIIMLLAFVGIDYLVRETTRRMREKRQRAAREEILKVAIRLDIAGEVKTLKRIEVPEPRARILAVDDEGIVLDSFRRILVLEGYNVDTVENGPEALNLVQRHDYDFVFTDLKMPIMDGVEVVKAVKHLRPDVDVVVITGYATIETAVETMKHGASEYVQKPFTAEELSEFVNRLLVKRQSRLEGQKEPTVRIVSPTQAENAPAGEYCVPGGSFISPGHAWVRIEPDGQVRVGVDDFAHKALGEVSEVVLPDPGKTFQVGDPLFSFKRGAEEIRFFAPITGKVVEDNARLKAEPFLVASSPYKDGWVCRIKPADLASELGALRIGRPVVEWYGEEIKRLRELKVENNGQDLAWGTLETRFLK, encoded by the coding sequence ATGACCGTGCTGCTCGTAATAATCATGCTGCTCGCCTTCGTGGGCATCGACTACCTGGTGCGCGAGACCACCCGCCGGATGCGCGAGAAACGCCAGCGGGCCGCCCGCGAGGAGATCCTCAAGGTCGCCATCCGCCTGGACATCGCCGGCGAGGTCAAGACCCTCAAGCGCATCGAGGTCCCCGAGCCCCGCGCCCGCATCCTCGCCGTGGACGACGAAGGCATCGTGCTGGATTCCTTCCGCCGCATCCTCGTGCTGGAGGGCTACAACGTCGACACCGTCGAGAACGGCCCCGAGGCCCTGAACCTCGTCCAGCGCCACGACTACGACTTCGTCTTCACCGACCTGAAGATGCCCATCATGGACGGCGTCGAGGTCGTCAAGGCCGTCAAGCACCTCCGTCCCGACGTGGACGTGGTCGTCATCACCGGCTACGCCACCATCGAGACCGCGGTGGAGACCATGAAGCACGGCGCCTCCGAATACGTGCAGAAGCCCTTCACCGCCGAGGAGCTCTCCGAATTCGTCAACCGCCTCCTGGTCAAGCGCCAGTCCCGCCTGGAAGGCCAGAAGGAGCCCACCGTCCGCATCGTCTCCCCCACCCAGGCCGAGAACGCCCCCGCCGGCGAGTACTGCGTCCCCGGCGGCTCCTTCATCTCCCCCGGCCACGCCTGGGTCCGCATCGAGCCCGACGGACAGGTGCGGGTCGGCGTTGACGACTTCGCGCACAAGGCCCTGGGCGAAGTGAGCGAGGTTGTCCTGCCCGATCCCGGCAAGACCTTCCAGGTGGGCGACCCCCTCTTCTCCTTCAAGCGCGGCGCCGAGGAGATCCGGTTCTTCGCCCCCATCACCGGGAAGGTGGTCGAGGACAACGCCCGGCTCAAGGCCGAGCCCTTCCTGGTGGCCAGCAGCCCCTACAAGGACGGCTGGGTCTGCCGCATCAAGCCCGCCGACCTGGCTTCCGAACTCGGCGCGCTGCGCATCGGCCGCCCCGTGGTCGAGTGGTACGGCGAGGAGATCAAGCGCCTGCGCGAGCTCAAGGTCGAGAACAACGGCCAGGACCTCGCCTGGGGCACCCTGGAGACCCGGTTCCTCAAGTAG
- a CDS encoding transporter substrate-binding domain-containing protein yields the protein MKFLDALRTVLVLAACAFAQAQTDVTVYTYNDRPPFVVDKAKQDGLEYRLCQWLTKESRTYRFTLKVVTAPEAKAMVDKGELKGVLLGVNKVWFPEPVRAASLWTPAILWDRNLVVSLDAKKVEYAGPASLAGLKLAGVGGYAYPALTEAVKEGRIQRLDCGSEILALQAVAGGKADVTIVSEWTLMYAQLRLDIPGNFYQSNKPFLEFERVILVPPAQKELYEHLVKLLTDVRKNAGWQEATSL from the coding sequence ATGAAGTTCCTCGATGCGCTCAGGACCGTCCTCGTTCTCGCCGCCTGCGCGTTCGCACAGGCCCAGACCGACGTCACCGTCTACACGTACAACGACCGGCCCCCCTTCGTGGTGGACAAGGCGAAGCAGGACGGCCTCGAGTACCGCCTCTGCCAGTGGCTGACGAAGGAGAGCCGGACCTACCGCTTCACCCTCAAGGTGGTCACGGCCCCCGAGGCCAAGGCCATGGTGGACAAGGGCGAACTCAAGGGCGTCCTCCTGGGCGTCAACAAGGTCTGGTTCCCGGAACCGGTGCGGGCCGCCAGCCTGTGGACCCCCGCGATCCTGTGGGACCGCAACCTGGTGGTGTCCCTCGACGCGAAGAAGGTCGAGTACGCCGGACCCGCGTCCCTGGCGGGCCTGAAGCTCGCCGGCGTCGGCGGCTACGCCTACCCCGCCCTGACCGAGGCCGTGAAGGAGGGCCGCATCCAGCGTCTGGACTGCGGATCCGAGATCCTGGCCCTCCAGGCGGTGGCCGGAGGCAAGGCCGACGTGACCATCGTGAGCGAGTGGACGCTGATGTACGCCCAGCTCCGCCTGGACATCCCGGGCAACTTCTACCAGTCCAACAAGCCCTTCCTGGAATTCGAGCGGGTCATCCTCGTGCCGCCCGCCCAGAAGGAGCTCTACGAGCACCTGGTGAAGCTGCTCACCGACGTGCGGAAGAACGCCGGCTGGCAGGAGGCGACCTCGCTCTGA